From a region of the Drosophila virilis strain 15010-1051.87 chromosome 3, Dvir_AGI_RSII-ME, whole genome shotgun sequence genome:
- the Bre1 gene encoding E3 ubiquitin-protein ligase Bre1, producing the protein MSKRSADDASGTGSGSSCLVAAAAAGQPPIKKVHFEPHLIGPVSTLEEMDIKVLEFQNKKLAQRIEQRMRCEAELRHRIEQLEKRQTQDDAVLNVVNRYWNQLNEDIRVLLQRFDAETADELENKNENEVTTSFLTQLSTWDKEELDEKLANRVQVSKRAVAKIVQVIDRLMQRNEKITHVLKGDGLAGAGAQGTTAGGDEEQQSTSGAESDAASTGVGVHALEETLKKTHIEIMTENHNLQNLNTSLHEKFHTMSLKMKEYQDALTAKETENAELKNQIDELQYDLEKIHCRNDKLENHLAEAIEKLKAYHQIYGDPNKSSNSAKTPSSGVGSGGAGSATTNVNSQHLEELQKELEEHRELANNRLQELDKLHATHRETLKEVEKLKMDIRQLPESVIVETTEYKCLQSQFSVLYNESMQIKTMLDETRNQLQTSKNQHLRQIEVMESEELIAQKKVRSEMIQMEDVLALIRKEYEALRIEFEQNMAANEQTAPINREMRHLITSLQNHNGQLKGEVQRYKRKYKDISTDNVKLRKELDEAQAKLEGNKQQQQSAAAAAGEEVKQESAANVKEENANNASAGGATSMNTASNASGDVNMVIKEENSASAEDDLDDEASGKDVKDTNIKQEKLSASEAAAAEKKDSPGPANTTAAAAGTANAVKAEKDTKDGIKAKELKAVESETVRDLKAQLKKALNDQKEMKLLLDMYKGVSKDQRDKVQLMATEKKLRSEIEELRQQLKKLQESKREERKKLADEEALRKIKQLEEQKYELQKQVANHKPTENTWGAAPGGGPGGPNYTRPFVGSHEEEALLNEMEVTGQAFEDMQEQNSRLIQQLREKDDANFKLMSERIKANQLHKLLREEKTVLEDQMTTATTQIEAMHIVLRKLEEKERSLQATVASIEKELMLRQQAMEMHKRKAIESAQSAADLKLHLEKYHAQMKEAQQVVAEKTSSLEAEAYKTKRLQEELAQFKRKAERMKKMEMSGTTIDEVMIEEIREYKETLTCPSCKVKRKDAVLSKCFHVFCYDCLRTRYETRQRKCPKCNCAFGANDYHRLYLQ; encoded by the exons ATGTCAAAACGCAGTGCTGACGATGCCAGTGGCACCGGCAGCGGAAGCAGCTGTTTGGTGGCTGCGGCGGCCGCTGGTCAGCCGCCCATCAAGAAGGTGCACTTCGAGCCACATTTAATTGGGCCGGTGTCGACGTTGGAGGAGATGGATATCAAGGTTTTGGAGTTTCAGAACAAGAAACTCGCCCAGAGAATAGAGCAGCGAATGCGCTGTGAGGCAGAGCTGAGGCATCGCATTGAGCAGCTGGAGAAACGTCAGACGCAGGATGATGCGGTTCTTAACGTAGTGAATAGGTATTGGAATCAGCTGAACGAGGACATACGGGTGCTGTTGCAGAGATTTGACGCCGAAACGGCCGATGAGCTGGAGAACAAGAACGAGAACGAGGTGACCACCTCGTTTCTTACACAACTGTCCACCTGGGACAAGGAGGAGTTGGACGAAAAGCTGGCCAATCGTGTTCAGGTCTCTAAGCGCGCGGTGGCGAAGATCGTCCAGGTTATTGATAGGTTAATGCAACGTAACGAGAAGATAACGCATGTATTGAAAGGTGATGGTCTGGCCGGTGCAGGGGCGCAGGGAACGACAGCTGGCGGTGACGAGGAGCAGCAGTCTACCTCCGGAGCGGAGTCAGATGCGGCATCAACGGGCGTGGGTGTGCACGCGCTGGAAGAGACGTTAAAGAAGACTCATATTGAGATTATGACGGAGAATCACAACCTGCAAAACCTGAACACGTCGCTGCACGAAAAATTCCACACAATGTCGCTGAAGATGAAAGAGTATCAGGATGCGCTCACCGCCAAAGAGACGGAAAACGCTGAACTCAAAAACCAAATCGATGAGCTGCAATATGACCTGGAGAAAATACATTGTCGGAACGATAAGCTGGAGAACCATCTGGCTGAGGCCATTGAGAAACTTAAGGCATATCATCAGATCTACGGGGATcccaacaaaagcagcaacagtgcCAAGACGCCCAGCAGCGGTGTGGGCTCCGGAGGCGCAGGTAGTGCAACGACCAATGTGAATAGTCAACACCTGGAAGAGCTACAGAAGGAATTGGAGGAGCATCGCGAGCTGGCCAACAATCGGTTACAAGAGCTGGACAAGCTGCATGCCACACATCGCGAAACACTCAAGGAAGTGGAGAAACTTAAAATGGAT ATCCGCCAGCTGCCAGAATCGGTCATAGTGGAGACAACCGAATACAAATGCTTGCAGTCGCAGTTCTCCGTGCTGTACAACGAGTCCATGCAGATCAAGACCATGCTGGACGAGACTCGTAATCAGCTACAGACCAGCAAGAATCAACATCTGCGCCAGATCGAGGTGATGGAGAGCGAGGAGCTGATTGCTCAGAAGAAGGTGCGTAGCGAGATGATCCAGATGGAGGACGTGCTGGCGCTCATACGAAAAGAGTACGAGGCGTTGCGCATTGAGTTCGAGCAGAACATGGCCGCCAACGAGCAAACGGCGCCCATCAATCGCGAGATGCGGCATCTGATCACGTCGCTGCAGAACCACAACGGTCAGCTGAAGGGGGAGGTGCAGCGCTACAAGCGCAAGTATAAGGACATCTCCACGGACAATGTGAAGCTGCGCAAGGAACTAGACGAGGCGCAAGCCAAACTCGAgggcaacaagcagcagcagcaatcggcGGCCGCGGCGGCAGGTGAGGAAGTTAAACAGGAATCAGCAGCCAACGTCAAAGAGGAGAATGCTAACAACGCTTCAGCCGGCGGCGCGACGTCCATGAACACAGCCTCCAATGCAAGTGGCGATGTCAATATGGTCATCAAAGAGGAGAACTCGGCCTCTGCCGAGGATGACCTGGACGACGAAGCCAGCGGCAAAGATGTCAAGGACACAAACATTAAGCAAGAAAAGCTGTCAGCCAGCGAAGCCGCAGCTGCTGAAAAAAAGGATTCACCTGGACCGGCGaatacaacagcagcagcagctggtaCAGCAAATGCCGTTAAAGCTGAAAAGGATACCAAGGACGGCATAAAGGCAAAAGAACTGAAGGCCGTGGAGAGTGAAACAGTGCGAGATCTGAAAGCGCAACTCAA AAAAGCGCTAAACGATCAGAAGGAAATGAAGCTACTACTGGACATGTACAAAGGGGTCTCGAAGGATCAGCGCGACAAGGTGCAGCTGATGGCCACCGAGAAGAAGCTGCGCTCTGAGATCGAAGAACTGCGACAGCAGCTGAAAAAGCTGCAGGAGAGCAAGCGTGAAGAACGCAAGAAACTGGCCGATGAGGAGGCACTGCGGAAAATCAAGCAGCTGGAGGAGCAAAAATACGAGCTGCAAAAGCAGGTGGCCAATCACAAACCCACCGAGAATACCTGGGGCGCTGCGCCGGGAGGTGGACCCGGTGGCCCGAACTACACTCGTCCGTTTGTCGGCTCACACGAGGAGGAGGCGTTGCTAAACGAGATGGAAGTGACTGGGCAGGCGTTCGAGGACATGCAAGAACAAAACTCAAGGCTTATCCAGCAGCTGCGCGAAAAAGACGATGCGAATTTCAAGCTGATGTCCGAGCGGATCAAGGCAAACCAGCTGCACAAGCTGCTGCGCGAGGAGAAGACGGTGCTGGAAGATCAAATGACGACAGCGACGACACAGATCGAAGCCATGCACATTGTGTTGCGCAAACTGGAAGAGAAGGAGCGCAGCCTGCAGGCCACCGTCGCGTCTATTGAAAAGGAGCTGATGCTGCGCCAACAGGCCATGGAGATGCACAAGCGGAAGGCCATCGAATCGGCGCAATCGGCAGCGGACCTCAAGCTGCATCTGGAAAAGTATCATGCCCAAATGAAGGAGGCACAACAGGTGGTCGCTGAAAAGACTAGCTCGCTGGAGGCGGAGGCGTACAAAACGAAGCGGTTGCAGGAGGAGCTGGCACAGTTCAAACGGAAGGCGGAACGCATGAAGAAGATGGAAATGTCGGGCACAACCATCGACGAGGTGATGATCGAGGAAATACGCGAATACAAGGAGACACTCACGTGTCCCTCGTGCAAGGTGAAGCGCAAGGACGCCGTTCTCTCCAAATGCTTCCATGTCTTCTGTTACGACTGTCTGCGGACGCGTTACGAGACGCGGCAACGGAAGTGTCCCAAATGCAACTGCGCCTTTGGCGCCAACGATTACCATAGGCTTTACCTGCAATAG